The Macaca mulatta isolate MMU2019108-1 chromosome 19, T2T-MMU8v2.0, whole genome shotgun sequence sequence tttttaattttttttttttttttttttttttttgagacggagtctcgctctgtcgcccaggctggagtgcagtggcaagctccgcctcccgggttcacgccattctcctgcctcagcctcccgagtagctgggactacaggcgcccgccacctcgcccggctagttttttgtatttcttaatagagacggggtttcaccgtgttagccaggatggtttcgatctcctgacctcgtgatctgcccgtctcggcctcccaaagtgctgggattacaggcttgagccaccgcgcccagccgaatatacaaattataattaagctgttttacatttttttcccacagTAAATCTTCAAATTCTGGGGTATATATTACACTCACTGACAAATGAGGTTGCACCACTTGCATTCCAGGTACTCGATGGTGACATGGGGCCTGGGGACCCCAGTGGCCAGCACAGCCTCAACGAACCTGCTGTTCTAGACGCTACTTttagggtaatttgttatggcagcaacaCAAAGGAAatacacaccaacacacacacagtcccACGTCATGGGtgtcttttcctcattgtttatTTCAACAAGGgttataaaaagtagaaaaataaacatttgcctGGAGGTGACTTGGgtttacacacacaaatacataaatagcGATTGGGTGGCAATAAATTAAGACAAGcggttaatttataaataaagtcTCAGATTGCATGACTGGTGGGAGAGTCAAACACACAGGTCCCCACTGGCGACACATTTCAGGTCCCGTGTGAGGAGGCGGAAGAGGTTGAAGGTGACAGAGGCCTCGAGGCAGCCAGGGGACTACTGTAGGGAGAAGGGGATGGGTCAGGGGCTGTCCAGGGTCTGGGATCCTAGTGGCTCCCCAGACCCCAGTCCCTCTCTTCCCAGCTCACTCACCTTTTTTGGGGCCTCCTGAAGCCGGTGCAGCCAGTGGTGGAGGCGGCCCCGGGGCCTGGGCCCTGCCGTCGGCTGAGGCTGGATCTGTGGGCAGTGGAGAGCTGTGTGTGAGGCAGGGCCTGGGCGGCCACAGGGGAAGGACGCTGCTCAGAGCCCACAGACCTGGGTGCCCGGGCCCCGAGGACTCACACAGGCCCGGAGCTGGGAGAGGATGTGGTGCAGGGTGTGAAGGGGCCGGTCCAAGACATCCACCAGGACCGAGTCAGCATCAGCGGCGGCCTCCAGAACCTTCAGCGTCAGGGCCAGCTCAGCCTCCAAAGCCACGGGGCGCTCCCTCACCTGAGGAGAGGTGAGAAAGAACAGGTGAGGGGGCAGGTGAGGGGAACAGGTGGGGGGAGGAGGATAGAGAGGAACAAGTGAAGGTGACAGGCACAGGGGAGAGGGCACAGCCAATGTGGTCAGGTGGGTACAGAgggaagggggagcaggtgtgGGGAGAGGAGCGAGAGAGacaagggagaaggagaaggtgaAGGGGCCACTACAGAGCCAGGTGAGCGGGGTCAGGAGGGCAGGCGTGGGCCTGACTCCCCCTCTCACCTGCAGCTGCCTCAGGTCCCAGGTCCTGGGGAAGAGGCGGGAGCGGCACCTGCAGTCCTTCAGCAGAAGCGACTCTTCCTAGACAGCAAAGGCACAGGTTAGCCCCAGCAGGAGGGTTGGAGGTTAGACCACTCTGATGGGATTGGAGGATGGCTGACAACAGGATAGGGGAGGTTAACTGCTGGGACGATTGTAGAGGATCCTCTTCTACAGGAAAACATGAGTCAGTCCCTGCAGTAGGAGCATGAGAGAGAGCCCACTGCAGGGAGGGTGGAGGCTAGCCCAGTGAAGGAAGCTGGGACTAGGAAAGCATGGTGACCCTTGGAGTGGGGGTGGAGGCTAGCCCATGGCAGGAGGGCAGGGGGAGACTCACTAAGGCATCTTTGGCCCTTTTAAAGGCCTGCAGCTCCTGTGGAGACAGGGACTTGAACTGAGCTATGTGGCAGCCCCTTGCATCCGGGAGAGCCCCGTGGAGCCTGGTGACAGGAACTGCTCCAGTCACGGTCAGCACTGCGGCCATCAGCACCAGCACTGGCATGCAGCCCCCGCTCATGTCTGTGTCACAGACAGAAAGGGAGCTGAGGGGATGGTGAGGCTGCcccctgagggcaggggctgcaggAGCTGAGCACGGACAGAGATGTGGGACTCACCTAGTTTCATTCCTGATCTCTGGTCTTTGTCAGCAGAAGAAACACTCTGAGGCTGTCACCCGGGGTCCGTTTGGGTCTTGTTTGGAGTCTCTGTTCTTTTCCGTCCCCTCTTCTGGATCTCAGGCTGTGTCCTGGCCTTGACTCTTTCTGTCAGTTTTGAGCTCTGTCTGAGATGTAACTCCTGCCTGAGCTCCATGGGGCGGCTTTTATCCCTGACAGAAGGGCAGTCCCAGCTGATGTGGGAAAAGTGAAAACACCACCTCAGGTAAGACACCGGCCACCAGGGGAGCCCCAGGCTGGGAAAGCCcagagcagggcagggccagTGAGCCAGGTGAGCAGCTGGAGGGAAAGAGAAACTGATGGAGACTCAGGGATTACCTACAGGAAGGTGTGTTCCCAAGAGGATTCCACCTgctctgcttttgttgttgttgttgtagtttaagatagggtctcactctgtcactggagtgcaatggcgtgatcataactcactgcagcctcaaactcctgggctcaagcaatcctcctcatCCAGCCTattaaagtgctgagattacaggcctgagccaccactcctggcatTGGGCgcatgcgcgtgtgtgtgtgtgtgtgtatatgtgtgtgtgtgtgtatatatatttttatatatttgtgtatatatatttatattttaatatatttatatatacatatatatatttatattttaatatatttatatatacatatatatttatattttaatatatttatatatacatatatatatatttttaaacaggaTGTTGTTtgatcacccaggctgtagtgcagtgcaAAATcttagctaactgcaacctctgcctcctgggttcaagcgattctcctgcctcagcctcccaagtagctgagattacagatttGTGCCAacatttccagctaatttttatgtttagtagagatggcgtttcaccatgttggcaaggctggtctcgaattcctgatgtcaagtgatctcTCTGTCtatgcctcccaaattgctgggatttcagtggtaagccaccacacccagacgcCAATATTTCTTAATTGCCAGGCAAGGAATGACTTAGGAATATGAGGCGCTGCTCAAGAACTGAGGTGTGATGAAGGACTTGAAGGACACCACATGGGTGCTGTTTTTCTTAGGGACGTTCAGGCAGTGGTCAAGAGCATGGGTCTTGGAGCTGAAGGGTCTGGGGTTCAAACCTGGTTCTGACCCTCACTAGCCGTGTGACCTTGGCAAGGAGGGGTGCTTTCAGCAACACAGAGTACTAATGCACAGATTTggagaaaaaattaacaacacAACTGCTTGTGTATTTATACGAGTGATTATTTAATGGAATCCACTCATTAAGGCCATACCAGGACTTGAGCTGGAGAGTTTAAAACGTGATCTCAATGTACACTACTCCTCCACAAGGCAAGTATACTAACCCATCCTACAGGTGAGGAAATACAGGCTCAGAAAAGTAATTTGCCCTGAATTACACTGTAATTAACTGGCAGGGTCAGAACTGAAACTCAGGCCACCTGAGTCCCTGGCTCAGCCTCTTTTTTTGCAGTAAGGCGCACCTCACAATCATCACACGGAAAACAACCAATGCAATCAAAACGCTCTTTAATAACTGCCAATAAATTTAAACCAGGAGACAGAATAGCAAATACACAGGAATTTCACAAATACAAACAACATACGTTAGGGAATCCAAAGAACCACAGCCAGTTAAGGACTCTTGGGCCTTTCACAACCAAATCCCTCATGGATTGGTGTCCCTTAGATGCCTGATCCAAGAGTCACGGATTCACAGAATCTCAAAGCTGGCTGTGGGGCTACAAATCCGGGGTTAGGACCTGGTGTTGGGGGTGTCCTGGTAACCACACAAGGAGGAACTGGTCCCTGTTGCTTGGGGGTCAGCGACGGTTTCCAGAGCTCAAGTCTCTTTCTGTCATAGCAACCCTTGGAGGGCCGTACCATATACTCCGAGGAAATATCGCTGCTTCCTGAAGAACTGCACTCTCTTCCCTCTAGAAGGACCCACTCATCTTGTATCTTGAGACAGTGGATCCAAGTCAGGCCCAAAGCTGCAAAgaagttctcgtgcctcagcacCCATTGGCTGAGAGCCTTGTCTGGTCACTCCAATGGACGACAGGAGCCGCTTTCGGCAGCCAATGGCGTGGAGGTTTAGGTGGTGCCGGAGGGGGCGGGGTCAGAGGCAAGGCCCGGAGTGCGCAACCAGTCGGAGCTCCCACGTGAGCAGGCGCAGGAGGTTGAAGATCACGCTGACTTCGCGACACCGAGGCGAGTCCTAGAGCCCAGGAGGGAGCGCAGCGGGGCTAAGCCTGGCTCTTCCCTCCCGAGAAGCCCCCACTAGTCCCGCTCTCCCAGCCTCAGTCCCGTCCTTGTCAGCCTCGCCTGGTCCTCCCTGCAGGCTAACCCTGTATTGCCTGCTGCACTCACAGCTCTCCGCGGTTTGTGACGCCTCCTCGGGGCCCCGGGGACCTTCCTGGAGGAGCCTGGTCGTGACAGCTCGAGCTGGAGGTGGGACATGAGGCAAATGGAGAAGGCGAAGGACGAAGCCCGCCTCTGCATCTGCCCGTGACCCTCCCAGCCACAGACCCGAGCCCGGATTTGAGGACACCCAGAGGACCCGAATCGGGTCTGGATCGGTTTTTCCGCTAAGCGGGACAGATTCGCAAAGCGCTGGGGCACGCCGTGGGCCTGAGGATGCAGAGAAGCTGGCGAGGGCGAGGGGCGGCGGGCGCGGTCGTCACTCACGCAGGCCGCCACGTCCTTCCCCGCGGCCGCCAGCAGCTCCAGGATCCGGCCGGCGCCGGGGAGCAGCTCCGGGCGGTGCAGGCCGCTGAGCACGGCCTGGGCGTCCGCGATGCCCCGGGCCACGTGGCGGAGCTGAGCGCAGGACTGCGGGGACCAGAGGGCGTTAGAGGGGGCCGCGCCCGGTCCATGCCTTCCCCGCCCGCTCCCGGGCCTCACCGACGGCCGCGGAGGATCCCTCCTGGGGCGGAAGGAGCAGTTGCGTGGCTCCCATCTCAGCGCCTCTTCCTCCTGCGGGATAAGCGGCGCTTTTCGCGTATCCTGGGCCCCCTCGCCAGGGCCCCTAACCTCTGCACAGTCTGGGATTCCTGGACGTGGATGGGTACTGGCAGCGTACGGTCGTGCCTGTCGTATACTGAACCAGGGAGCTCCCCGAAGGCGTGAACCCGGGTTGAATTGCACCCCGCGCTCCTCCAGGAAAGCTCTGCGCCCTGACCTGGAGCCGAGTCCGCCCGTCAGGGCGCCCTTCTGTGACTGACCCTAAGCCTGCGTTCGCGCTGACAACGGGGACTGCGGGGGTCTCGTGGTGGGAATTGCGGGCGCTGGCATACGAGAGGCGCCTGCTGGGCGCTAGGACGCAGGACCCCTGGGGACAGGGACGGGTGTATGGGAACCCGGTGGGGCCAGAGTCCCAGGGGGCGCAGGGGCTGGGCGGTGACTTACGTAGCGGTCCCTCAGCGCCTTGGCCGCCGCCAGCGTCCGGGGCTCCAGCGAGCGGTAGTGCGAGAGCAGGCAGCGCCGGGGGGCCGCTGTGACCACCGTGCACAGGACCCACAGCCCGGCGGCCACCGCGGCCCAGACACTCGGCCGCATCTCTGCTTCTGCAGCAGGCGAGAGACGTCAGGGAAGCCAAAGAGAGGGTCCCGCGCGTCCAGACCCCTGCCTTGGGTTAGGCTCGCAGGGGAGGCGATGCTCGGAGCCTGAAGGCGCAGCACACACAGGGGGAGAGAGCGGGAGCCGGCCCCCTCCTCGCCTTGGCCTCTGCCCTCACTCCTCTCTGCAGTGCACCCTCTGCGCCTCGTGCTGCAGCAGGTGCTGCCGTCCACTATGCCCTGGGAGGTGTCCAGAGCAGTCTCCACTTGGGCAACAGTGCCTCGATGGTCCATGCTGGCTTTTATGTGTAGGGCTGAGAATGGGGTTTGCAGCCGGACTTTCCTGTCCAGGGCAAGCTTTTCCAACATCAGAGCTGGCCCCAGGCCTCTGGGATCCCAGTCGGGTGTGAGGACTTCAACCCAAGGTTGGCCTGTGCCCGGGATGGCTACCCTCCAACACTCGGTTTCCAAATTGTCTCTGTCCCTGTTTCTACtgtctgtttcctttttctttgcttcaCCCTGGTTGTCCTTATCTTCGTTCTGCAATCACAACCAGCCTTTGTGTAGTGTTGACTATACATCAGGCCCTCTTCTATGTAATTGACACAGACATATCATCTCATTTTTGTACCAGGGCAGCCCTGGAGGTGTAGCTGAGAAAGAGAacgcttattttatttattttattttagagatagggtcttgctttgttgcccaggctgtagtagtggtgcagtcacagctcactgcagcctcaacctcccaggctggagcaatcctccacctcattctccaaagtagctaggactaccggTGGGCGCCACCACCATTTTTTGTAGAAacctggtttcaccatgttgcccaggctggtctctaactcctgagctcaagccatctgcctgcctcagcctctcaaaatgcttgGATTGCACCTGGCCTGCAGGTGTAATCCTGgattgcacctggcctcattattttcttaaaccGTATTTTTTCTAGTCTCTTTATCTATAGGTGCATTGCTTAAAAGAACTGCAGATGGCCAAAAAGGCCACAGGATCTTCAGAATGTTTCCTTTGCTTATTACTGGAGGAAGATAAGGCTGAGGCAAAACAAGTGCAAACCAGACACAGTGACCCATGGTTACCTTTAGatcattaatatataattatcatGCTAAACTCCCTACCCATGGAGGAAAATATGCTCACCATTTGCTGAACATACATCATATGAAGAGGCATGCTTATGATCCGACCTGCGTCTGGAGTTGCTTCCTGCACAAGCTTACATACAAGCCATCCCACCCCATAGCTAACTCCTTAAAATTTCCCAGCTCCCTACCGCTGGGCGAtaaggtgtttgtttgtttgtttgtttgttttgagatggagttttactcttgttgcccaagctggagagcagtggcacaatctctgctcactgcaacctccacctcccgggttcaagggattctcctgtctcagcctcctgtgtagctgggattacaggcacgtgccaccacgccttgttagttttttgtagttttagcagagatggggtttcaccatgttggccaggctggcctcaaactcctgacttcaggtgatccgcccaccttgacctcccaaagtgatgtgAGTACAGGCATGAGCGCACCCAGGGATAAGGTGTCTTTAGAGTAAGAGTTCTCTCCTTCCCCATCCTAGCCAGGAATAAAAtctatttgcctttttgtttccAACCGGGTGTTCTTTCTTTGCAACCAATGCAGAGCAAGGAAACAACTCCGTTTACAGGTGACAGTTTCATTGTCAAAAATGACACaaaactgggcacagtggctcaggcctgtaatcccagtactttgggaggctaaggaaggaggattgcttgagcccaggagtttgagaccggcctgggcaacatagtgagaccctgtctctaaaaaagggattaaaaaattccctgggcatggtggtgttaCTGGAAaagggtcccaatccagaccccaagagagggttcttagatcttgtgcaagaaagaatttggggcaagtccacagtgcaaagcaaaagcaagtttactttaaaaagtaaagtggtgcctgggtgcagtggctcacacctgtaatcccagcactttgggaggtcaacacaggtgaatcacttgaggtcaggagttcaataccagcctgaccaacatggcaaaactctgtctctactagaaattcaaaaaaattagccaggtgtggtggtgcacacctgtagttccagctactcggaaggctgaggcaggagaattgcttgaacccaggaggcggaggttgcagtgagccaagatggcaatgccactgcactccagcctgggcaacagagtgaggaaaaaaaagcaaagtggTGAAGGAATAGTTACTCCATAGACAAAGTAGGGTGTTCCTGAAAGTAAGAGGAATGGGCCCACCCTAGGTACAATGCTTGTTTATATGTTGAATAACAAAAAATATCATGGGGCGATGTGCTCTGCTGCAAGGGTTGATGATAAAGGATTAAATTTCTTAATTACCATATTTTGCAAGAACCAATATTactatctttaaagcaaaatgagGAATGCTTCTGTTCTCAAGATAATGGGATTTCAGGACATTCCTgagtctgggtctgtttagtaaacgTTATCAATCTGTTCCCTTAACAGTAAACAtctagaggctgggaaagccTAACTTCCTGGAAATGCAGCTCAGCAGGTCCCAGCCTCATGtttcctagccctcactcaagatggagtcgctctggttcaaatgcctctgacagtggcatgcacctgtagtcccagctactcatgcaGCTGAGATGaaaggatctcttgagtctgggaggttgaggctgcagtgagctatgactgtgccaccacactccagcctgggcaccagagtaagagactgtctcaaaaaaaaaaaaaaaaaaaaaaaagacacaagccaggcacggttgctcatgcctgtaatcccagcactttgggatgccgaggcgggcagatcacctgaggttgggagttcgagaccagcctgaccaacatggagaaatcccatctctattgaaaatacaaaattagccaggcatgatggtgcatgcctgtaatcccagctactcgggaggctgaggcaggagactcacttgaacctgggaggcagaggttgcagtgagccgagatcgtaccatcgcactccagcctgggcaacaagagtgaaacgccatctcaaaaaataaaaaagacacaaaagggaGGTTCTATTACCTTATTTTACAGCTGGAACACTGAGGCCCAGTAAAGTAAAGGAACTGTTCCAAGatacacagctaataaatggcagaggTGGGGTTTGAACCCACACACTGCCCAGTTTCAAAGCTTGTTCTCTATGCCATAACTGCCCTTACTTATCTTTTTCAGCGtatcctcctctctctctctctctctctctctctctctctctctctctctcttcctgtctgtctgtctctctctctctctctctctctctcttcctgtctgtctgtctttctctctctctctctctctctctctctctctctctctctctctctctctctctctctctctctctctctcttcctgtctgtctctgGCTTTGTGTGACTCCatctttcttattcattttttccaacAAGCATCCTGACCCgggtctctctgtctgtctcaatCAATCTCTTTTTGTTAGTTTAAAcataaaatctactttttctgataaaattagccatgcatgttCAGTGGATAAAGcttgaaaaatacacaaaagcataaaagagaaaaagcatcACCTATAACTTCACCATCCTCCTCTTATCCCTCATTCCACTTCTGGAACAATTCGTCCCAATACATAGGaattttccatgtgtttatttGTGCATATGTTTTCTGACTGTCAAAGTAACACTTGTTCCTTGTAAAAAGATTCCATCAATACAAAACATACAACTTGGAGAATTAAAGTAAGTCTTATATTTCACCTCCTggaggtaaatattttttaacaatttgTCACTGTTcctccttttgttttcctttctgtgaGCAATTTCACCCAAATTGGAACCATGCTGTATACAGTTTGGTAGCTAGCTTTTTATGTCTTACCATTATCTCTCATTTGCATTCTCCCACATCTTTAATTATAGTGTATCAGTTAGGGcccagcaggaaacagatggGCCCGTCAATTTAGGATAATTTGAGGTGGGGTTGATACCAGAAGCCTTTATAAAGCGATTGGATAGTAAAGGCAAATGACAAGAGCTAGtgcaagctcctggggccagcaCAGGTGAGGGGCCTCATTCACAGGCctgaaggaaggggagagggttGAGGGTGTGTATGTGGTTGCCTGACTTGGGGAGGAGAGAGTAACTTAGATTGACGGAGGAAACAGACGAATAGTGGTGGCCCAGTGCAGGGAGGAACCCTGGTGAACAAACACCTGACCTCCTCTCCCCTCTACCTGGGGCCCAGAGTAAGGTGGAGAAGCAGGGACAGTAGATAAGGAGGGGCAAACGGAAgacatcccccacccccacaccactATTAGAGCTTCCATTCCAGCAGGACCATTTAATAACCAGTCCCCGATTGGTAGGGTGGTAGGTTTTTCATTCCCTcaacagtgtcttttgcagaacagaggttgtgttttgtttttgtttttttggacatggtctcactctgtagcccaagctggagcatAGTAGTGGCACAATtgccgctcactgcagcctccatctcccaggctcaagccatcctcccaccccagcctcccaagtagctgggacaccaGCTACCTGTAgtaggcgcgtgccaccaggcctggctaattttctttttctccccagagatgcagtctcactttgttggccaggctggtatgtTTCCATTCTAACAtgcttgaaatgacaaaattagagaaatggagagtggattagtggttgccagaggttaagGAAGGGGTCAGATGGGAGAAGAGTGGACGTGGCTATTGAAAGGGCAACACAAGGGATCTTGGAGTATGGAGTGTTTTGTATCTTGTCTGTATCAatgtgatatggttaggctttgggTGCCCACCTAAATCtctcttgaattgtaatccccaggtgttgagggagagacctggtgggaagtgattggatctgATCGTgcgggtggttcccccatgctgttcttgtgatagtgagtgagttctcacaagatccgatGGTGTTTTTAGTATTTGGAAGTTCCTCctttcactgtctctctctcctgccacaatGTAAGaggtgcctgctttcccttccgTCGttattgtaaatttcctgaggcctccccaaccatgcagaacttcgagtcaattaaacctctttcctttacaaattacccagtctcatgtagcatctttatagcagtatgagaagggactaatacacAATGTCAATATTCTGTATGTGATATAGTACCATGatttttgcaagatgttaccattaggggaaactgggtaaagggtacacagtatctctttgcatttttttttttttttgcacatttcatttgtttattgattttcgCCTGATTACTCCAGAAAGTAATTACTTAAGATGCTTAAGATAGGCAGGGGGTTGATTTCAGCATTGCCCACCTTCCTCTATGGGAAGACCTCCGAATATGTACAGTAAGACACAGTTACATCTTGGGGACCTCTCTGCAGGTGAACTGCAGGCCCCCAGCCCTATGCTGGGTAATGAGGTGACTGTCACTTTCCTAAGCCCGAGTGAGCCAAGCTACTTCTGCATAGGTTGTGAAACAGGGTTAGGTTTCTCCCCTCTTGCACAAGAGGGTCTGTCCCATCAGCCTGCTTTCCTGGTGGGTCACGACCATCATCACCTGGCTGGCTTGGACACAGCGGATCATGTGGCGACCAGAGCCGGGGCAGCTGTCAGGGGCAGCCTCCATTTCCATTCTGTCTCGTAAGCAGCCTGGGAGATGTGGGCCTAAGCTTTGGTGAGGATGAGAGTCTGTCTTGGAATTGGGCCCCACAGGGGTGAGTCCAGAGGCAGGACCAGGAAGAAAAGGTCGAAGGTTGGGGCGTAACATCATTCAAAGACCAACTGCACCCAGACCACACCCCTGAGATGCCTTATCGAGTGAGCAGGAGGCTGAGTCAGCTGACAGGGTGGCCGCACAGCCCAGGAACCAGAAGGCAGGAACCATCAGCAAGAGTGACTTTTCCAAGAAACAAGATCTTGTTCAGAGCTGGGGCCTTGGGAGCCTTCTTGATGTTTCAGCCATTGTGCCCTGCCTTCCTGTCTCAGTGTCAAGGGCTCTGATTCCGTGGTAGAATGGCCAGCGTGTGGCCTTAGTGCCGTGGCCATCTGGGGTGGATGTGGGCTGCCCACCTAGTGCCCCTTGGAAGCAGAAGTTTCTTTGCCTTTAGGGACAAACTTCAGCGAGCTGCTGAATATTCATTCAGAATCGGCACTGCTACAGCTTGGGGCCACGGTTCAGGGACTCGTGGCTCGATGCATTGCCACACTTGCCACAGGACACCTTCAAGACTTCAGGACGATTACGCTCTGGGCGCTTGGCCACGCTGTCAGAGTGGATGGTCTTGGTGAACGCCGGTCAGGGGAATGAGTATGCGCACTTTGAGCGGCCGGGGAACAGCTCATAGCCACACTTGGCACAGATATAGTCGCCTGGCTCAAAGTGATTCTGGAAAACCTCGCCCCTGAAGAAGCTGCAGAACAACATGGCACTGCCAGGACCACCGTGCACTTGCCCCTCCAACAGACCCAAGGCCGCCGACCCCATGACCGCTGGGACCCGCGCCCACCTCCCCACGCCTCCC is a genomic window containing:
- the LOC106994757 gene encoding interferon lambda-4, translating into MRPSVWAAVAAGLWVLCTVVTAAPRRCLLSHYRSLEPRTLAAAKALRDRYEEEALRWEPRNCSFRPRRDPPRPSSCAQLRHVARGIADAQAVLSGLHRPELLPGAGRILELLAAAGKDVAACLELSRPGSSRKVPGAPRRRHKPRRADSPRCREVSVIFNLLRLLTWELRLVAHSGPCL
- the LOC695997 gene encoding interferon lambda-2, encoding MKLDMSGGCMPVLVLMAAVLTVTGAVPVTRLHGALPDARGCHIAQFKSLSPQELQAFKRAKDALEESLLLKDCRCRSRLFPRTWDLRQLQVRERPVALEAELALTLKVLEAAADADSVLVDVLDRPLHTLHHILSQLRACIQPQPTAGPRPRGRLHHWLHRLQEAPKK